The region aggaggcctgtgtcccagcagtgggaacatatgtgggctgatgatgatgatgaatgtatGTTCATTTCTTCTGACTGGCACTCCAACACACAGTAGCACACGCTGAGTAGTTACCCCTTTTTAGAACCACGCCATTGTCTTAAGATTAGTCATAAGTTcacctttttaattttaatttaactgtgtgtaaatgtggtggtcttaaataaacattctttctttctttctttctttcttaaaacAAAGCTCGCTTTCCGcagtctgtgtgtctgtatgcatAGTTCTTTGAAATTGCACGCAATGCAGATTTTAATGGGGGTTTTTATTTACTGGACATAGTGATTAAAGAGATAGTTTTGTATGATAAAACCCAcggaatgttgtcgcttaagaaccacaagACAGTTCTTCGGCATCaatgttatgtatatgttacatactagctgttcgcactggcttcgctcgtggtacatatatagcctatgtctcTCGGCatagtttatccattacaaacaaacaaaaacatgtagaactagcggtccgccccggctacGCCCGTggcacatatatagcctaaagccttcctcaacaaatgggctatctaacactgaaagaatttttcaaatcggacgagcagttcctgagattagtgcattcaaacaaacaaacaaactcttcagctttataatattagctatcagtagattaaaatatacaattgacATTGTTTAAAAAGAGCAAAGTTTCTTGCCAGCCCCACAGTCAGCTGTACCTTCAACTTTATCAGCCGAGCAGCTGCTCGTCCGTTTACTCTCCGAGCCACACTTGTGTCTGTTGAGCTCTCTGCTCGTTGTAAATATCTTTTTGCACTTGCTGCATTTGTGAGTTGTTTTGTCAAGTCtggaaatgaaaaaagaaaagatccatttaagaatataattaaagaattaaaatttatttattaaattttctaacagcacaataaccttttttatttgtgcgggtgtcgagcacgcttcggcacgaattgtggCAGCTCGCACCgtggaagtaccacacccgcaCAGGAGACCGGCGTGTATTAGTAGCATGTGtatcgtacggtgagtgggggtgccggaggcctatttccttctcttCGCCCTTCCCTacccattccttctttccagtcatcaatcctttccttatcccttatcccttaaaagcgggcagcgcattctcagaggtctcagcctctgctctgttctcgggcggtggtgatcgctcaccatGCAGGcggaaccaccagctcagttgttcGCTTacggtataatatatatatatatacacacatatatacatatacttatatataaatgaatcccTATATCCCTTGGTCAGTCATCACACGTGAATGGCTGGActgatttcgaaaattctctcaccattagaaagcagCAATTAGTGACATAGgcaatatatgtaccacgggtgaaaccggggcgtaCACCtagaatgcaataaaaaacaactcaCATCTTATGCATGTGGGTTCCCTACCAGgagttgcaaataaaatataattttatcccACAAATAATTACGTTTAATGCTCTCGGTACNNNNNNNNNNNNNNNNNNNNNNNNNNNNNNNNNNNNNNNNNNNNNNNNNNNNNNNNNNNNNNNNNNNNNNNNNNNNNNNNNNNNNNNNNNNNNNNNNNNNNNNNNNNNNNNNNNNNNNNNNNNNNNNNNNNNNNNNNNNNNNNNNNNNNNNNNNNNNNNNNNNNNNNNNNNNNNNNNNNNNNNNNNNNNNNNNNNNNNNNNNNNNNNNNNNNNNNNNNNNNNNNNNNNNNNNNNNNNNNNNNNNNNNNNNNNNNNNNNNNNNNNNNNNNNNNNNNNNNNNNNNNNNNNNNNNNNNNNNNNNNNNNNNNNNNNNNNNNNNNNNNNNNNNNNNNNNNNNNNNNNNNNNNNNNNNNNNNNNNNNNNNNNNNNNNNNNNNNNNNNNNNNNNNNNNNNNNNNNNNNNNNNNNNNNNNNNNNNNNNNNNNNNNNNNNNNNNNNNNNNNNNNNNNNNNNNNNNNNNNNNNNNNNNNNNNNNNNNNNNNNNNNNNNNNNNNNNNNNNNNNNNNNNNNNNNNNNNNNNNNNNNNNNNNNNNNNNNNNNNNNNNNNNNNNNNNNNNNNNNNNNNNNNNNNNNNNNNNNNNNNNNNNNNNNNNNNNNNNNNNNNNNNNNNNNNNNNNNNNNNNNNNNNNNNNNNNNNNNNNNNNNNNNNNNNNNNNNNNNNNNNNNNNNNNNNNNNNNNNNNNNNNNNNNNNNNNNNNNNNNNNNNNNNNNNNNNNNNNNNNNNNNNNNNNNNNNNNNNNNNNNNNNNNNNNNNNNNNNNNNNNNNNNNNNNNNNNNNNNNNNNNNNNNNNNNNNNNNNNNNNNNNNNNNNNNNNNNNNNNNNNNNNNNNNNNNNNNNNNNNNNNNNNNNNNNNNNNNNNNNNNNNNNNNNNNNNNNNNNNNNNNNNNNNNNNNNNNNNNNNNNNNNNNNNNNNNNNNNNNNNNNNNNNNNNNNNNNNNNNNNNNNNNNNNNNNNNNNNNNNNNNNNNNNNNNNNNNNNNNNNNNNNNNNNNNNNNNNNNNCCTCATAATATGGTTGGTCATTGGTGCGCCGATGTGATATTTCCTCCTACATATTCTGCAAGGCGCCTTCCCTTGGTCAATTGCTTCATCACCGTCACCATCATCATCGTTGATCATGACGCTGGATGTGCGAGTCATCCTGGGTGATGGTGTTTCGACTATTCTGAAAATGTTAATagtttatatcttaatatattatataaatctcgtgtcacaatgtttgtcctcaatggactcctgaaccacttaaccgattataataaaattcgcacaccatgtgcagttcgatccaacttgagagataggatagtttaaataattttatgcagctcgtatatataatatattagctgcgccccgcggtttcacccgcgtaaatctgcatcccgtaggaatatatatatataggataaaatttgtctatgtgttattccagttgtccagctgtctacgtaccaaatgtcattgcaatcggttcagtagtttttgcgtgaaagagcaacaaacgcacacacatccttacaaactttcgcatttataatattagtcggaTAGGATGTAGGATAATAAGCagtgatggctcagtggtCCTTGGTTTAAAAATCGTTAAATCGTCGTTTGACAAAAAGGACGTATCAAAAACGTCTCAAATGGAAagacataatttaaaagtgtCACTTGAAGTGCAGATGTCCTCATTGGAGGGCTCGCTCTACATGTCCATTGCCAGGCAACACATCCGCTTATAGCGTATACCGCTGattgaagatttaaaaaaaaaaaatcgttcttCGGTTCGATTCCAGGAGagcattcaataaatatatggatttttcaatttatctgcacataatttataacatcaccactgctcaagaTGGGTGAATGATaaagttatatacatataataaatctgtagaaaattcatttttgtacatttaaaaaatagaaaaaaaatacccaGTATGTGAAAAGATAACTAACAGAACCCATTTccatcatttttgaaatttttgtctgtttgtctgtttgtttgtgcgCACATCACGTAAAATCTACGAATTAAATGcagacaatgtttatatacaaaaattatacgtaactTGAGGTATAacttagtttttgtttcatcgaaatcggtttacTCTATCACAAGATatgattaatttcatattcctacgggatacggacttacgcgggtgaaaccgcggggcgcagctagtacattataattctaagacaaaaaattgaattgcATATGCCAACAACTAAATGCAACAAGCGGGACATATATGAGGTCATATATGACCTATGAATAATAGGCAATTGGTAGGTTACCTATGatacctatatatgtataacctATTATATAGATACTAACTTCACTTTCTTAGTTTGAACATCGGACTTCCTTTTAACTTCCTTATCCCGTGTCCTTTTTAAAGTCACGCTTGATGATGTATTGTCTTTctgaaattgaaatgaaaatatttttagttttttttaggACTTTgatgaataatgtttttttttaggacTTTGATGaatataaacgaaaaaaaaacggtgaaagaaaacatcatGAAGAAACTGGCATGTcgaagaattaaaagttcgacgacatgtgacatctgccaaccccgcacttggccagcgtggtggattatggcctctACCCTCATAGGCTTGTGTCTCAGCTGTGTGACCATATATGGCCTGATGATGTTTATGATTCCAGCGCCATTTTGTTAATCTATGCAGCCTACATCATCACAATTCTGATGATTAGATCAAAACTTAATTTGTCAAAATCTCTAGCGGTTCAAGCAAAGATAAAGGTTATGCATTAGCTCGAAAAACATAACCCttctataattttaagttttatagcattgaaatgctttataaacgagaaattttgaaaaaatagataaaatttgatcacgaggcgggattcgaacccgcgtttttgccaaaccgtagcaacgcctagcctctcggccacccgtgatcctgcgcagtaatcgaatttcttctactctttcggtttcatgtacCTAAGGCGCACCTCGCgacatctattgagatgattaagaaccatcacaaccaatacgaaacattatttcaatgacgtattttatcaaaatttcacataatCCTTCTTCAATcagtcaaagaaaaaaatcatctgTTCGTAATCTTTGCATCATGTTATCATTATTACCTTTTTTAATATCGATTTTGGTTCTAACTCTGAGACTGCTTTTGCCTTCTGTAATAGAAAATctcacaattaaaaacatttatttgaatagtataaaatttaatacttatagaCTAAATCACATCCGATGAATAGATGCAGAAAGCATTTATCCAATTTAATATGCCTCTATCCAATCCAGcaggataataagaaaaaagttttgaataaaaattgaactGCAACTAAAATTGACAAAACTGATGAAACATAATAGGACCACAAGGGAGGTACGTACaaacttgaaaaaaataataatttacacttgaataaaatacaggtgaagctaaaaaAATGTGTCTAATATATTGACTAAAGCTTGGTTATCCAAATGCCTTGACTGTTTAAGAAGCACAATAaggattcattttttttatgtcctaATGGGCAACTTaggtggtggttcgcctgatggtaagtggtcaccaccgctcatgaacattcacagagaTATTTAGTCatcaaatatgaaaatagaCATAGTAATTTAGACATTTCGGATGTGgtagttgagcacgcttcggcacgaattgggccagctcgcaccggggaagtaccacacccccacagaaaacgggcgtgaaataatagtttGCAATTGTgtgtacggtgagtgggggagccagaggcctatttccttctcgtagcccttcccagtccattccttctttccagtcatcaatccattcctcatcccttatcccttaaaagcgggcggcgcattctcagaggtctaagcctctgcgaatgttcctgggcggtggtgatcgtttaccaccaggcgaaccaccagctcagttgcccgctatgacataaaaaaaaagtaaattcagACACACCTGAACCTTCTCCTGTTTTTTATCCAGGTTCCTATTGCCGCGTCGCAGAAGTTCCGCTTCAATTTCCTCCGATTTCGAGCTCTTCAATAATTGCTGCAGTTCCCTGTTCAGAAATTTTGTCTTTTCTTGCTGGAAACATTCGaactgaataatatttatctgaaGAATGGAGAAATACTATCATGAGCTGGGATTTGAACCCGCATCTCTTGCGGTAGTGTGGCAACACCCGACCTCTCGTTCATCAGTGATCCCACCTCAGTAACAGAATTTCttctattgtaaaattaaatagaattacGTCATTATAAAGATTGCCACTATCAGCTTAAGTTTCACATACATATTTCACTTAAAATGTTACCTTTACTTGTATAACAACCTTTTTAACTTTAACTCCTTTCTCCGGttcttttttaactttaacatCCTTCCCCTTCTCAATGACTTTACCCTTTTTCTTCGTGTTTGTTTCCTTCTTGATATAAACAGGTTCTGTTATGCCGAGGATGCAATCGCCGGCTTCTGGCTGAAAGcagaatattcataaaaaaatctctataTTAATACTACCTTTCTGCCACAGCTTCCCCTCTATTACCAAAGGCAAGTTACTAAAGCATAAAGTTGTGTTTTCCAAGGTATTTCCTGGCTGAATCTATGTCAGTTACAAAGTGCATTATTTCAATTCCATCTCATCTCTTCTCTCTCATTccttataaaaaaagtgtagtcccgtgtcccctactggggtatggggcagatgatatacatctgtttcactgatcgattttctttatggacaagtaggtgatcaaccttctgtgtcctcgGTCTGgagacatatatttttttttttgcgtccccactgGGAATCGAATCCAggaccactgtaccaaggaggcggtcaaaatAGCTTCCTTATAAGGGGCCATAAATGAACATTACTTTGCGAGTATGACTCACCACATCTCTCACTAACGCTTGCGGGGGTAGACCCAACCGCAATCTTGTGCGTTTGTTAGTCCGTCTGCACATCTCTAGGAAATCATAGAAATCCTGAATCTTATCCACGCACAATTCACAAATCAGGGGCGGCATTTTATCATCTTGAGATatctggaataaaaaaaaccttatttaataaagtgtcagaatataaaaaaaaatgaaatgatcctactcatattataaaggagAATGTTTGTAAAGTATGCTATATGGTAAGTAAAAAAAGTATGGATGTAACTTTTAGCATCAGAATAATAGATGAGCTAtagaattagaaattttgaaagaatagaaaaaaggaaaagggatcacgggtggccgagaggctaggcgttgctacggttaggcaagaaacgcaggttcaaatcctgcctcgtgatcaaattttttctattctttcaaaatttctaatttataaagcatttcaatgctataaaactaaaaattaaattgagctatagaaattatttcttttgctAGTGATATCGTCCACGGCCGGAACTGCTTAGTGCtgctagtatataaatattttaaagaagaaaattCTTAAGTTTGATGTGCAAAGGATGATTTAAacgtgtttaaaattaatatttcttaatacataGCTTTGTCTATAGACTTTAAACTAGATCATTATGGCAATAACCTACTTttgaaaaagatttattttttatttctttaaactttttcaaatatgtattgtaaGTACAACATGTGACAAAATAGTTaacgtaaattaaaaatcttcatAAATTGCGATTCTCATAAGAAACAATAGACTATCCAATggataaacaaaatgtattagtacacaaaacaaacatacgcaAACATCTGCAAAAcgaagtaaatataatttgacacAAACATTACACTATTTTTTTACCTCAATTTGAACGCATTCTCGtattttgtcttttaattCCACGTCGCCTGTACTGATGTTCAcaacattttgaataattgGCATTTTATACCCCGCACCTCCACCACATAAGCGACATGAtcgatatatttcataaatagcTTCTTTTTCAACATGAGATTTCACAAAACAATccattttctaatttaaacactttttgtTACGTTTATTCATTGGAAAATAtcagaaaaaacattttcgtTTCTCGCTTCCAACTTTGACAAGAGTCAATTGATCAAATGACAGCTAGCTTGCCGCTTTCTCCTATAAGCCTATGTGTCAAAAGTTTGTTgccatagaaataaattattaattcatgtGCTTAGTACAGTTGTTcccgtattattatacaactCTTTGTAAAGTAGGTAGGTGCCACTTGGGCGCCACGCTGGCAGTGCCTCAAACAATGTCACCcgaatcatttattttaaatacccCTTTTTTCTATGGGAAAATCTTGCATACCATACCTGGGGAGAGGAACCGTAGGTTATAACCcaactaaaaccccactgtgtttgCGGTTCCATTAAGCTGCTTCAGTAAAGTAGCAGTCCTGTTTTTAATGGAATCTATTTACTATCTCCTCGTAGATCGTTGCCAATAAGatgattatttcaaaatatctgttcgaactcaaactcaaacatttatttattaagtttgacttcttctagaagcacttttgaatcgtcattttacacagttttaacagTACAACCTGTTCGGAAAGCAATTTCTACaaagaagagccggcaagaaactttgttgctcttaaaaaaaatgacatcaatttatatttaaattttacacgatatttaatatgtacaaaacaaataactgTCCTGTGTTTCTTAATcaacaacattccatggattgtcatcttccatatatattcattaatgctatagtaggctctctgaactaatacattttaatataaaatgggaATTCTATTGTAGAAGCGAATACCTTGTCCcgtaaatgaattttttactttactacACCGAAAAACAGGCGGCTGAACTGAGCTTAGCAGtagtttgtaattttgtaatttctcGTCTAATGTTAACCCAAGAAATACTGtacatatagtataatatagtagtGTCTACAGTCTAACACCTCTCCAATTAAGAACATGTTtcttttcaacatttttacgTTTGGAAgtgtaaaatcaaaacaattagttttttttagcatttaattataaattatttacttcgAACCACTTTGATATTTATAGAAGAGCATTATTTGCTTCGTCAACATTTGggttataaatacatattaaattttaatgaggtTTCATCTAAGTACAaatactactatttcacgcttatgctgaaacaaatatgaacttacatattatataccaaaaataaaaaagggttATAAAATGGATCTCCGTGGAAGAACAACCAAAGATAACAGTCGCAGCGCCAAAACCTTCTCCATTAACAACAAcggttataatatatattattatactatttatcttatacctttaaacgagcaattcttgtatatatatatatatatatatatatatatatatatatatatatatatatatatatatatatatatatatatatatatatatatatatatgtatatatatgtatatataattcgaATCTCGGGTTTCGGAGGCGATacatcgatctagctaggaattttttttagaaaatgtcatattcgtgttttattcgtgttttttttgcctgacatctattggtgaataataatactattttgcttcgtagatagctggacaattgaaataacacataggcactttttataccgatattcctacgggatacggttacgcagcacgcttacgcggtttcaaccgcgggtcacagctagttattataataccgtattattataataactcttTGGTCTATTCCGTATTCTGAAGGTAAGAATCTATGAGATTTTGAGATACATTTTGATACCGTACAAATAGAGTTTCCGTAACAATGTGGAACGTTCTACACAGTCAAATGCTTTTGAGGGATCGCAGAATATCCCTAAAGCATTCTTTGAGTTTTCCCATGCTATATATATGTGGGTGGTGAGCTTGTCCTTTTGACGTAAAAAATTTCTAGTTTTTAGGTCGCACGACAATAAAAgtacgttattttttaaactataatttactagctgtgccacgcggtttcacccgcgtaagtccgtaacccgtaggaatatcggaataaaaagttgcctatatgttattccagttatccagctgtcaacgtaccaaatttcattgcaattggttcagtagtttttacgtgaaagagtaacaaacatccatacatccatacttacaaactttcgcatttataatattaataggattttaGCAAATATTCTGTTAACAAATAGACtatgtgataaaattattttatgtaatagataACTAAACTCATACTCTTCATTTTTGTACaagtttatacaaattaattatttaatgacatAACTAATTACAATATGCactgatttatttcattttatgctAAATTTTCCTCTGCGTACTATTATATTGCAGagttacatatatgtaatgtCACAATAAACCGAAAAACTACTCCACTGATTCTGTTTTCACCAATGGATAGCATTGTTTTCGAGGAAGATATACTATTTGACGACGCATATGAAGCCACGGTTGgaaaactaattatattagaaaatagaaaagtttttttatatgattaactCAAAAACACTACTCTTGTTGCTCCCCCACTCAGCCTTCAGCgctaatatttcatacatctCGAcattcacattaaaataaacaagggTTCAgtcttattaataactagctgcgccctgcggtttcacccgcgtatcagttcaagtccgtatcccgcaggactaaaaagttgccaatatgttattccacttgttcagctgtctacgtaccaaatttcattgcaatcggttcagcagtttttgcgtgaaagggcaacaaacacacacacttttttacaagtttcgcatttataatattagtaggatttaattaaaagagttTACGTATATATTCAGGTTCGTGATGGTTTCTTGACGAATTTTCTTAATAGTAGCAAtcgtgaattttttttttattagaaggTGAGAACAGTTGAcgaaaataatgcaattaattaatttgaataaagaataGAATCTGTTTTTGacacaatattatacagaTTTAAACAAAAAGGTCGTTTCTTGTACAGAGCagacagattataaaaattataaacaaaaccaCACAATAAAGAAAGTATTATTAGATGTTGCAAATTGTTaactaatcaaaatataattatgaaggccttgttttaatttact is a window of Zerene cesonia ecotype Mississippi unplaced genomic scaffold, Zerene_cesonia_1.1 Zces_u003, whole genome shotgun sequence DNA encoding:
- the LOC119838448 gene encoding uncharacterized protein LOC119838448 gives rise to the protein MDCFVKSHVEKEAIYEIYRSCRLCGGGAGYKMPIIQNVVNISTGDVELKDKIRECVQIEISQDDKMPPLICELCVDKIQDFYDFLEMCRRTNKRTRLRLGLPPQALVRDVPEAGDCILGITEPVYIKKETNTKKKGKVIEKGKDVKVKKEPEKGVKVKKVVIQVKQEKTKFLNRELQQLLKSSKSEEIEAELLRRGNRNLDKKQEKVQKAKAVSELEPKSILKKKDNTSSSVTLKRTRDKEVKRKSDVQTKKVKIVETPSPRMTRTSSVMINDDDGDGDEAIDQGKAPCRICRRKYHIGAPMTNHIMR